In Streptomyces sp. NBC_01439, the following are encoded in one genomic region:
- a CDS encoding DUF1996 domain-containing protein, whose product MSKKGHKRSRLSNKVLGVISALVLGGGGVAVVAGNASAGQDKAGGMTSTIDCPDVGEKLTAVPEQAKPEVDANLAKLDDQVADAYKQLAAGKAKGDAALLGDLKQKRDKTIAGVADAIGRGGQRPNDIQALAACTMKQAAAADDGAAAAASKGEQGAAAQAAAQKGGPAKNDFVNITKIKPNVKNPAQAGNASKGSFTSQCGRNEDKHFNPDNVIVAPGVSNGAHHMHDYVGNKTTDAFSTNNSLAASGTTCSNGDQSTYYWPVLRLRDGKVEKDAKAPGGGQDGNVGTILQPKQVSLTFKGSPVGKVTAMPRFMRVITGDAKAFTNGNANANASWSCTGFENRQLKDKYPVCPKGSDVVRTFNFQSCFDGKNVDSANHRTHVAFADKNGKCPNGFKAMPQLVMRLTYGVAPGARFAVDSFPEQLHKPVTDHGDFINVMSNGLMNKAVNCINNGQNCR is encoded by the coding sequence ATGAGTAAAAAGGGCCACAAACGCTCACGCTTGTCGAACAAGGTCCTTGGCGTGATATCCGCGCTCGTACTCGGCGGTGGCGGCGTCGCCGTCGTCGCCGGGAACGCGTCCGCCGGCCAGGACAAGGCGGGGGGGATGACGTCCACCATCGACTGCCCCGACGTGGGAGAGAAGCTCACCGCGGTCCCCGAACAGGCCAAGCCCGAGGTCGACGCGAACCTCGCCAAGCTGGACGACCAGGTCGCCGACGCCTACAAGCAGCTCGCCGCCGGAAAGGCCAAGGGCGACGCCGCCCTCCTCGGTGACCTGAAGCAGAAGCGGGACAAGACCATCGCGGGCGTGGCCGACGCGATCGGCCGCGGCGGCCAACGTCCGAACGACATCCAGGCCTTGGCCGCGTGCACGATGAAGCAGGCGGCCGCCGCGGACGACGGCGCGGCAGCGGCCGCGAGCAAGGGCGAGCAGGGCGCGGCCGCCCAGGCCGCCGCGCAGAAGGGCGGTCCGGCGAAGAACGACTTCGTCAACATCACCAAGATCAAGCCGAACGTGAAGAACCCCGCGCAGGCCGGAAACGCCTCGAAGGGCTCCTTCACCTCGCAGTGCGGCCGCAACGAGGACAAGCACTTCAACCCCGACAACGTCATCGTCGCCCCCGGCGTCTCCAACGGCGCCCACCACATGCACGACTACGTGGGCAACAAGACCACCGACGCCTTCTCCACGAACAACAGCCTCGCCGCGTCCGGCACCACCTGCAGCAACGGGGACCAGTCCACGTACTACTGGCCCGTGCTGCGCTTGCGCGACGGCAAGGTGGAGAAGGACGCCAAGGCGCCCGGCGGCGGCCAGGACGGCAACGTCGGCACCATCCTCCAGCCGAAGCAGGTGTCGCTCACCTTCAAGGGCAGTCCGGTGGGCAAGGTCACGGCGATGCCCCGCTTCATGCGCGTCATCACCGGTGACGCCAAGGCCTTCACCAACGGCAACGCCAACGCCAACGCCTCCTGGAGCTGCACGGGATTCGAGAACCGCCAGCTGAAGGACAAGTACCCGGTCTGCCCGAAGGGCAGTGACGTGGTGCGCACCTTCAACTTCCAGAGCTGCTTCGACGGCAAGAACGTCGACAGCGCCAACCACCGCACGCACGTGGCCTTCGCGGACAAGAACGGCAAGTGCCCGAACGGCTTCAAGGCCATGCCGCAGCTGGTGATGCGCCTCACCTACGGGGTGGCCCCGGGTGCCCGGTTCGCCGTGGACAGCTTCCCCGAGCAGCTCCACAAGCCGGTGACCGACCACGGCGACTTCATCAACGTGATGTCGAACGGCCTGATGAACAAGGCCGTGAACTGCATCAACAACGGGCAGAACTGCCGCTGA
- a CDS encoding PucR family transcriptional regulator, giving the protein MSLSELAEAAGWPLPLAVRAIVPATPGETQQLAAVLDHALVGMFAGRPCLLVPSADPDNRAPLENLLRGRFAAVGHAVPLRDTASSLRWALRLAALTPARPGLEVRPVFVDDHLSTLLLLQDEPLAHALAARWLRPLADLTPRQSERLEVTLLAWLEGGGAPEAAKALSVHPQTVRYRMRQLEKLFGTGLRDPRTRFELEMALRSRRLMAQVRRQHSRVGRRAARVIQADFTPMVVGRMARVNGL; this is encoded by the coding sequence ATGTCCCTCAGCGAGCTCGCGGAGGCGGCCGGCTGGCCCCTCCCGCTCGCCGTACGGGCCATCGTGCCCGCCACGCCCGGCGAGACCCAGCAGCTCGCGGCGGTACTGGACCACGCTCTCGTCGGCATGTTCGCGGGCCGTCCGTGCCTGCTCGTCCCCAGTGCCGACCCGGACAACCGCGCCCCGCTGGAGAACCTGCTGCGCGGCCGGTTCGCGGCCGTGGGCCACGCCGTCCCGCTCCGTGACACGGCCTCCTCACTGCGCTGGGCACTGCGCCTGGCCGCGCTGACCCCCGCCCGCCCCGGCCTGGAGGTCCGGCCCGTCTTCGTCGACGACCACCTCTCGACCCTGCTGCTCCTTCAGGACGAGCCCCTGGCCCACGCGCTGGCAGCCCGTTGGCTGCGCCCGCTCGCCGACCTGACCCCCCGCCAGAGCGAGCGGCTGGAGGTGACGCTGCTCGCCTGGCTGGAGGGCGGCGGGGCCCCCGAGGCCGCCAAGGCCCTGAGTGTCCACCCGCAGACCGTGCGGTACCGCATGCGTCAGCTGGAGAAGCTCTTCGGCACCGGCCTGCGGGACCCCCGTACCCGGTTCGAGCTGGAGATGGCCCTGCGTAGCCGCCGGCTGATGGCCCAGGTCCGGCGTCAGCACTCGCGGGTCGGCCGCAGGGCGGCCCGCGTGATCCAAGCAGACTTCACCCCCATGGTCGTCGGACGGATGGCCCGCGTAAACGGCCTCTGA
- a CDS encoding NADH-ubiquinone oxidoreductase-F iron-sulfur binding region domain-containing protein: MGAPRLLAGLDQAARLDRVAHLTTHGQMPRYRPEELVDLAENIDLRGRGGAGFPFAKKLRSVMRSARAGDGQTAVVVNGSEGEPSCLKDTALLLHTPHLVLDGALLAAAALNSEDVVVGVTRRDVEQSLREAVAERGPAGRRVQVTLLPERFVTGESTAHVNGLNGGPTLPSGQKVRTSDRGLNGVPTLFSNTETFAQLAVAARLGALDFRATGLPSEPGTIMLTVAGNTVVETPSGAALSYILELCGTDPGQGVLVGGFHGKWLTPANARAAEISRESLDRLGARLGAGAVMPLPMDTCPAGEVARVTRWLAKESAGQCGPCVRGLPAIADVLDEAIRGGGKPALEMLELRMKAVLKRGACSHPDGTSNFVASALRTFPDEFRDHALGSGCGRRVLGALPLFEDDESPERLLVDWTLCRGHGLCVDVLPDVVRLDLDGFPAEASMAVPRAQRQKALRAVRRCPALALRIQD; the protein is encoded by the coding sequence GTGGGCGCTCCCCGGCTGCTGGCCGGGCTCGACCAGGCCGCGCGGCTCGACCGCGTGGCCCATCTGACGACACACGGCCAAATGCCCCGATACCGGCCGGAAGAACTCGTCGACCTCGCCGAGAACATCGACCTCCGCGGTCGCGGCGGCGCGGGCTTCCCCTTCGCCAAGAAGCTGCGCTCCGTGATGCGGTCGGCCCGCGCCGGGGACGGACAGACCGCCGTCGTCGTCAACGGTAGTGAGGGCGAGCCGAGTTGCCTCAAAGACACCGCGCTGCTGCTGCACACCCCCCATCTGGTGCTCGACGGGGCCCTGCTGGCCGCCGCCGCGCTGAACTCCGAGGACGTCGTGGTGGGCGTCACCCGGAGGGACGTGGAGCAGTCGCTGCGGGAGGCCGTCGCGGAACGCGGCCCGGCAGGACGCCGGGTGCAGGTCACGCTGCTCCCCGAGCGCTTCGTGACCGGCGAGAGCACGGCGCACGTGAACGGCCTCAACGGCGGGCCGACGCTGCCGTCCGGCCAGAAGGTGCGCACCAGCGACCGGGGCCTGAACGGCGTGCCCACCCTGTTCTCCAACACCGAGACCTTCGCCCAGCTGGCCGTCGCCGCCCGGCTCGGCGCGCTGGACTTCCGTGCGACCGGCCTGCCCAGCGAGCCGGGCACCATCATGCTGACGGTCGCGGGCAACACGGTCGTCGAGACGCCGAGCGGAGCCGCGCTCTCCTACATCCTGGAACTGTGCGGCACCGATCCGGGCCAGGGCGTCCTGGTCGGCGGGTTCCACGGCAAATGGCTCACTCCGGCAAACGCGCGAGCGGCCGAGATATCACGCGAGTCCCTCGACCGGCTCGGCGCGCGGCTGGGGGCGGGGGCGGTGATGCCGCTGCCCATGGACACCTGCCCGGCCGGCGAAGTGGCACGCGTGACCCGTTGGTTGGCCAAGGAGTCGGCCGGCCAGTGCGGCCCGTGCGTACGCGGGCTGCCCGCCATCGCCGACGTACTGGACGAGGCCATCCGGGGCGGGGGCAAACCCGCCCTGGAGATGCTGGAGCTCCGGATGAAGGCGGTGCTCAAACGCGGCGCGTGCAGCCATCCGGACGGCACCTCGAACTTCGTCGCCTCGGCGCTCAGGACCTTCCCGGACGAGTTCCGCGACCACGCGCTCGGCAGCGGCTGCGGCAGACGGGTGCTGGGCGCCCTTCCGCTGTTCGAGGACGACGAGAGCCCGGAGCGGCTCCTGGTCGACTGGACCCTCTGCAGGGGCCACGGGCTGTGCGTGGACGTCCTGCCCGATGTGGTCCGCCTGGACCTGGACGGCTTCCCCGCGGAGGCGTCCATGGCCGTACCCCGCGCGCAGCGCCAGAAGGCGCTGCGCGCGGTGCGGCGCTGCCCGGCCCTCGCGCTGCGCATCCAGGACTGA
- a CDS encoding SCO0930 family lipoprotein produces MKINRREIFAGSAVAVLMMTTAACGSSDNYGGKAPAVQPVGDSKQVGAGSGYGDPYGGGSGAAPAGAAGKTGSAGQLKVNEIAGLGPGVTDSEGFTLYRFDKDTPKPPKSNCEGDCAAAWPAVSADDASVSAGIDAALLGSVARADGTKQLTLAGWPVYRYSKDAKPGDSFGEGVGGTWHVLGPGGKPAGASKGEGAGAEKEEKKEEKPDAAAKGGELTAVQNPQLGTLVEDGEGKTLYRFDKDSAWPMKIGCVDACTDTWKPAKPVDKDKVNGIAPELIGKVKRPDGSEQLTIDCWPVYTFTGDKEPGDTTGHNNKGLWFAITDKGKKAKVVG; encoded by the coding sequence GTGAAGATAAACCGTCGTGAGATATTCGCCGGGTCAGCGGTCGCGGTACTGATGATGACAACCGCCGCATGCGGAAGCTCCGACAATTACGGGGGAAAGGCACCTGCGGTACAGCCGGTGGGCGACAGCAAACAGGTCGGAGCCGGCTCCGGCTACGGTGACCCCTACGGAGGCGGTTCGGGCGCGGCCCCGGCGGGTGCGGCCGGCAAGACCGGCTCGGCCGGACAGCTGAAGGTGAACGAGATCGCGGGCCTGGGCCCCGGGGTCACCGACAGCGAGGGCTTCACGCTCTACCGGTTCGACAAGGACACGCCGAAGCCGCCCAAGTCCAACTGCGAGGGGGACTGCGCGGCGGCCTGGCCCGCGGTGTCCGCCGATGACGCCTCGGTCAGCGCGGGAATCGACGCGGCGCTCCTCGGCTCCGTAGCCCGGGCCGACGGCACCAAGCAGCTCACGCTCGCCGGATGGCCGGTGTACCGGTACTCCAAGGACGCTAAGCCGGGCGACTCCTTCGGCGAGGGGGTCGGCGGCACCTGGCACGTCCTGGGCCCGGGCGGGAAGCCGGCCGGCGCCAGCAAGGGCGAGGGGGCCGGTGCGGAGAAGGAAGAGAAGAAGGAAGAGAAGCCGGACGCCGCGGCGAAGGGCGGCGAACTCACCGCCGTACAGAACCCCCAGCTCGGAACCCTCGTCGAGGACGGGGAGGGCAAGACGCTCTACCGGTTCGACAAGGACAGCGCCTGGCCGATGAAGATCGGCTGCGTGGACGCCTGCACGGACACCTGGAAGCCGGCCAAGCCGGTCGACAAGGACAAGGTAAACGGAATCGCCCCTGAATTGATTGGAAAGGTGAAGCGGCCCGACGGTAGCGAGCAATTGACGATCGACTGCTGGCCTGTTTACACCTTCACCGGTGACAAGGAACCGGGTGACACCACCGGGCACAACAACAAGGGCCTCTGGTTCGCCATCACCGACAAGGGCAAGAAGGCGAAGGTCGTCGGCTAG
- a CDS encoding alpha/beta hydrolase — protein MRLKRFAPLLAAAGLIATTVPLLSATQASAAPAADHLRQKPAWHRCSPEQPASYECATLKVPLDYRRPDGRTIDLAISRVKSENPAKRHGAMLLNPGGPGGSGLDLPLLIGEAMPKEVRERYDLIGFDPRGVGASSPITCGLTDTEQNFNRAYRPETFGSDVTWARTVADKCREKAGSVLPYITTRNTARDMDTIRAVLGERKLSYLGYSYGTYLGAVYSQMFPDRTDRFVLDSGVDPQRIWRGMIQVWATEAEPAFARWTQWAAQRSAEYGLGDTPKAVSDTFWDLVARADKEPFEFEGMKVDGDMIRSVRGVFFYPAQATPLVVALKAAAEGKPLPAGTTETEVKRLLAGGAAAEPASDNSTAVFWAVACGDTGSWPRYTEQYERDAAKDKARYPLYGDFASNIMPCAFWDRPVEAATPMHKKANVLTVQNEWDSQTPLVSGQGLHKALKGSRMVLAAGGEGHGVYLFDPTSCANAPVSAYLATGELPARDVTCQNPPAAAERRGSVAPAKPLPFPSAPGRF, from the coding sequence GTGCGCCTGAAACGCTTCGCACCGCTGCTCGCCGCCGCCGGACTCATCGCGACCACCGTGCCCCTGCTGTCCGCGACCCAGGCCTCCGCCGCCCCGGCCGCGGACCACCTTCGGCAGAAACCCGCCTGGCACCGCTGCAGCCCCGAGCAGCCGGCCTCGTACGAGTGCGCGACGCTCAAGGTCCCGCTCGACTACCGGCGTCCCGACGGCCGCACCATCGACCTCGCCATATCCCGGGTGAAGAGCGAGAACCCGGCCAAGCGCCACGGCGCCATGCTGCTGAACCCCGGCGGACCGGGCGGTTCCGGCCTCGACCTGCCGCTGCTGATCGGCGAGGCGATGCCGAAGGAGGTGCGGGAGCGCTACGACCTCATCGGCTTCGACCCGCGCGGGGTGGGTGCCAGCAGCCCGATCACCTGCGGCCTGACCGACACCGAGCAGAACTTCAACCGCGCCTACCGTCCGGAAACCTTCGGCTCCGACGTGACCTGGGCGCGCACCGTCGCCGACAAGTGCCGCGAGAAGGCCGGTTCGGTGCTTCCGTACATCACCACCCGCAACACGGCCCGGGACATGGACACGATCCGTGCGGTCCTCGGCGAGCGCAAGCTCTCCTACCTGGGCTACTCGTACGGGACCTACCTCGGCGCGGTCTACTCGCAGATGTTCCCGGACCGCACGGACCGTTTCGTGCTCGACAGCGGCGTGGACCCCCAACGGATCTGGCGCGGCATGATCCAGGTCTGGGCCACCGAGGCCGAGCCCGCGTTCGCCCGGTGGACGCAGTGGGCGGCGCAGCGGTCGGCGGAGTACGGGCTGGGCGACACCCCGAAGGCCGTGTCCGACACGTTCTGGGACCTGGTGGCGCGCGCCGACAAGGAGCCGTTCGAGTTCGAGGGCATGAAGGTCGACGGGGACATGATCCGCTCCGTGCGCGGGGTGTTCTTCTACCCGGCGCAGGCCACCCCGCTCGTCGTGGCCCTGAAGGCCGCGGCCGAGGGCAAGCCGCTGCCCGCGGGCACGACCGAGACGGAGGTCAAGCGGCTGCTGGCCGGCGGCGCGGCGGCCGAGCCCGCCTCGGACAACAGCACCGCCGTGTTCTGGGCCGTGGCGTGCGGGGACACTGGTAGCTGGCCGCGCTACACCGAGCAGTACGAGCGGGACGCCGCGAAGGACAAGGCCAGGTACCCGCTGTACGGGGACTTCGCGTCCAACATCATGCCGTGCGCCTTCTGGGACCGGCCGGTCGAGGCGGCCACGCCGATGCACAAGAAGGCGAACGTGCTGACGGTGCAGAACGAGTGGGACTCCCAGACCCCGCTGGTGAGCGGCCAGGGCCTGCACAAGGCCCTCAAGGGCTCGCGGATGGTGCTGGCGGCCGGCGGTGAGGGCCACGGCGTGTACCTCTTCGACCCGACCTCCTGCGCCAATGCCCCGGTGAGCGCGTACCTGGCCACGGGCGAGCTGCCCGCCCGGGACGTGACCTGCCAGAACCCGCCGGCCGCTGCCGAGCGGCGCGGATCGGTGGCGCCCGCGAAGCCGCTGCCGTTCCCGTCCGCCCCCGGGCGGTTCTGA
- a CDS encoding MarR family winged helix-turn-helix transcriptional regulator: protein MRDTDSPSPLLPADDPIGLQSFAVLLRRMNAEFNRIAQEFAHAQGLHLTDVQALIAVLDADADDGGPMTPGRLRKQMNLTSGAMTACLDRLEKAGHIRRVRAADDRRVVHLHYAQAAQQVARDYFRPLAHGTDAARARFTHDELHVVVRFLAEMNHQLTLVR, encoded by the coding sequence ATGCGCGACACAGACAGCCCCTCGCCTCTGCTTCCGGCCGACGACCCGATCGGGTTGCAGTCCTTCGCCGTTCTGTTGCGCCGGATGAACGCCGAGTTCAATCGCATCGCGCAGGAGTTCGCCCACGCCCAGGGCCTCCACCTCACCGACGTCCAGGCGCTCATCGCCGTACTGGACGCGGACGCCGACGACGGCGGCCCCATGACGCCCGGCCGGCTGCGCAAGCAGATGAACCTCACCTCGGGCGCCATGACGGCGTGCCTGGACCGACTGGAGAAGGCCGGCCACATCCGCCGCGTCCGGGCGGCCGACGACCGCCGGGTGGTCCACCTGCACTACGCCCAAGCGGCCCAGCAGGTCGCCCGCGACTACTTCCGCCCCCTCGCCCACGGCACCGACGCCGCCCGCGCCCGCTTCACCCACGACGAACTCCACGTGGTGGTGCGCTTCCTCGCCGAGATGAACCATCAGCTCACCCTCGTCCGATGA
- a CDS encoding MMPL family transporter yields MKNTPRWARWVVPLALLILWLGIGGTLGPYAGKLGEVATNDQAAFLPRSAESTQVLEARKAFETSPSVPAIIVWTADGDRVDVGQQEAAARAVSGLTGRPGIAGPPSPAVVSDDGLAIQAVVPLAPGLGEELPTVLDEVRQAAQAVSGTSVEIAGPAATQADLSDAFAGIDGLLVGVALGAVLLILLLVYRSVLLPLVIILSAVFALGLACAVVYVLADRGAVRVDGQVQGILSILVIGAATDYALLLTARFREELVLRGDRLEAVLAAVRRSAGAVTASAATVALGLLALLASDLTNNRALGPVGAIGIVCAVLSSLTFLPAVLVLLGRTAYWPATPEPSDAQAEGHGVWRRIAGLIDRSPRRVWTITALLLVVLAGFSASLSSKGVPLEEIFVNDAPSVSAQQTLARHFPGGSGNPAVIIADARRIAEVRAAAEGTEGVAATVPVTAGGRPGSGAPLVVDGRVRLDATLEAAADSDAAKATVQELRERVHAVPGADALVGGYTAQQFDTQQTAARDRAVIVPVVLGIILLILAALLRSLLVPVLLVATVALNFLATLGVSALVFEHLLGFSGTDASVPLYGFVFLVALGVDYNIFLMSRVREESFVVGTREGVLRGLITTGGVITSAGVVLAATFAALMVIPLAFLVQIAFIVAFGVLLDTLVVRSLLVPALIIDIGPRVWWPSALARPATAVDPDSAPARQEGRP; encoded by the coding sequence TTGAAGAACACACCGCGCTGGGCCCGCTGGGTCGTACCCCTCGCGCTTCTGATCCTGTGGCTCGGCATCGGCGGGACGCTCGGTCCGTACGCGGGCAAGTTGGGCGAGGTCGCCACGAACGACCAGGCGGCGTTCCTGCCGCGGAGCGCCGAGTCGACGCAGGTGCTCGAAGCCCGCAAGGCGTTCGAAACGTCGCCGTCCGTTCCCGCGATCATCGTGTGGACGGCTGACGGCGACCGGGTGGACGTCGGGCAGCAGGAGGCCGCCGCCCGCGCGGTCAGCGGTCTCACCGGCCGGCCCGGCATCGCCGGTCCGCCGTCACCGGCCGTCGTTTCCGATGACGGCCTGGCGATCCAGGCCGTCGTACCGCTCGCGCCCGGCCTGGGCGAGGAGCTGCCGACGGTCCTGGACGAGGTGCGGCAGGCCGCTCAGGCGGTGTCGGGCACCTCGGTCGAGATCGCAGGTCCGGCAGCCACCCAGGCGGACCTCTCCGATGCGTTCGCCGGCATCGACGGGCTGCTGGTGGGCGTGGCGCTCGGAGCGGTGTTGTTGATCCTGCTGCTGGTCTACCGCAGCGTGCTGCTGCCCCTGGTGATCATCCTCAGTGCGGTGTTCGCACTCGGCCTGGCCTGCGCGGTGGTGTACGTGCTGGCCGACCGGGGCGCCGTCCGGGTCGACGGTCAGGTCCAGGGCATCCTCTCGATCCTGGTGATCGGGGCCGCGACCGACTACGCCCTCCTGCTGACCGCGCGTTTCCGGGAAGAGCTCGTGCTACGGGGCGACCGGCTGGAGGCGGTCCTGGCCGCCGTGCGCCGGTCGGCCGGCGCGGTCACCGCGAGCGCGGCGACCGTGGCGCTGGGGCTGCTGGCCCTGCTGGCGAGCGATCTGACGAACAACCGGGCTCTCGGGCCGGTCGGTGCGATCGGCATCGTCTGCGCGGTGTTGAGTTCCCTGACCTTCCTGCCGGCCGTACTGGTCCTGCTGGGCCGGACCGCCTACTGGCCCGCCACGCCCGAGCCGTCCGACGCTCAGGCCGAGGGCCACGGCGTGTGGCGCCGCATCGCAGGTCTGATCGACCGGTCTCCGCGGCGCGTGTGGACGATCACGGCCCTCCTGCTCGTGGTCCTGGCGGGGTTCTCCGCCTCCCTGTCTTCCAAGGGCGTGCCACTGGAGGAGATCTTCGTCAACGACGCCCCCTCGGTCAGTGCCCAGCAGACCCTTGCCCGGCACTTCCCCGGCGGTTCGGGCAACCCGGCCGTCATCATCGCCGACGCCCGGCGGATCGCCGAGGTACGGGCGGCGGCCGAAGGCACGGAAGGAGTTGCGGCGACCGTCCCCGTCACCGCGGGCGGCCGTCCGGGCTCGGGGGCTCCGCTCGTCGTGGACGGCCGGGTGCGCTTGGACGCCACGCTGGAGGCGGCGGCCGACAGCGACGCCGCGAAGGCGACGGTCCAGGAGCTGCGCGAGCGGGTGCACGCGGTGCCGGGTGCCGACGCGTTGGTCGGGGGCTACACGGCCCAGCAGTTCGACACCCAGCAGACCGCGGCCCGCGACCGCGCCGTGATCGTCCCGGTCGTCCTCGGCATCATCCTGCTGATCCTGGCCGCCCTGTTGCGGTCCCTGCTCGTACCCGTCCTCCTCGTGGCGACGGTGGCCCTCAACTTCCTGGCGACCCTGGGCGTGTCCGCCCTCGTCTTCGAGCACCTGCTCGGATTCAGCGGGACGGACGCTTCCGTGCCGCTCTACGGCTTCGTGTTCCTGGTGGCGCTCGGCGTCGACTACAACATCTTCCTCATGTCCCGCGTACGGGAGGAATCCTTCGTCGTGGGCACCCGCGAGGGCGTTCTGCGGGGGCTCATCACCACGGGCGGGGTCATCACGTCCGCCGGCGTGGTCCTCGCCGCGACCTTCGCCGCGCTGATGGTGATCCCCCTGGCCTTCCTCGTCCAGATCGCCTTCATCGTCGCGTTCGGCGTCCTGTTGGACACCCTCGTCGTGCGTTCCCTGCTGGTGCCGGCCCTCATCATCGACATCGGCCCGCGCGTCTGGTGGCCGAGCGCCCTGGCACGGCCGGCCACGGCGGTCGACCCGGACTCCGCACCGGCACGTCAGGAAGGCCGACCATGA
- a CDS encoding UBP-type zinc finger domain-containing protein: MAALPASPGTPYEVCAQCRSRGWTWTRLRWCATCGHVGCCDSSRGRHAYAHHAQTGHPVALSLAPDESWAWCFVDEVFLVRVPGGDGPGSPH, from the coding sequence CTGGCGGCACTGCCCGCATCGCCGGGGACGCCGTACGAGGTCTGCGCGCAGTGCCGCTCCCGCGGCTGGACCTGGACCCGGCTCAGGTGGTGTGCCACGTGCGGGCACGTCGGATGCTGCGACAGCTCCCGCGGCCGGCACGCCTACGCCCACCACGCGCAGACGGGACACCCCGTGGCCCTGTCCCTGGCCCCTGACGAGTCCTGGGCCTGGTGTTTCGTCGACGAGGTCTTCCTCGTCCGGGTCCCGGGGGGAGACGGGCCGGGCTCGCCCCACTGA
- a CDS encoding DUF427 domain-containing protein yields the protein MDGRRSTESVGEYPRPPRVEADARRVVIVHRGVTLADSRGCRRVLETRHPPVFYVPREDVRSDLLSRSRATSVCEWKGSATYWTLAVDGSTVPDVAWSYEAPRPEYASIAGSLAFYAGKVDLCTVDGERVLAQPGDFYGGWITAEILGPFKGGPGTTGW from the coding sequence ATGGATGGCCGGCGGTCGACCGAATCGGTCGGGGAGTACCCGCGTCCGCCGCGGGTGGAGGCGGACGCGCGGCGCGTGGTGATCGTGCATCGGGGAGTGACGCTCGCCGACTCCCGGGGTTGCCGACGCGTGTTGGAAACGAGACACCCCCCGGTCTTCTACGTGCCGCGCGAGGACGTGCGCAGCGACCTGTTGTCGAGGTCCCGGGCGACGAGCGTCTGCGAGTGGAAGGGGTCGGCCACGTACTGGACCTTGGCCGTGGACGGCTCCACCGTCCCGGACGTGGCATGGAGCTACGAGGCTCCCCGGCCGGAATACGCAAGCATCGCCGGGAGTCTGGCCTTCTACGCGGGCAAGGTCGATCTCTGCACGGTGGACGGAGAGCGCGTGCTGGCCCAGCCCGGCGACTTCTACGGCGGCTGGATCACCGCCGAGATCCTGGGCCCGTTCAAGGGCGGTCCGGGAACGACCGGCTGGTGA